In Bacteroidota bacterium, a single genomic region encodes these proteins:
- a CDS encoding T9SS type A sorting domain-containing protein — protein sequence MKKNYTRIYALFIAASLAFAAFDVKAGYVTVPCTGFTADVVANGLGYPQSTTDSTFDKAGFYLLDSTYRYPTLPAVLPAHALSPAGLIHSVVVGTPGLDFQLASFSGANSLRIDVNNSAKTLSFVTPVSASQVFLLGATGSGAATMTVVVNFTDLTSQTFTAQSLPDWFNSTGFAIQGIGRVNPLNSQPTGLTAPTDPRLYQKALTLNAANYTKLISGITVTQTSVTAGVVNIMAVSIQTPPLGINNSNVAAAPSIKLYPNPVSTDFYVELNGYKGNVNEKVSCKIYNMIGEQVFAITSGVLEENRIFIKPDTKLAPGIYVLETEVNAKKSLQKFVVK from the coding sequence ATGAAAAAAAATTACACCAGAATTTATGCGCTTTTTATTGCTGCATCACTCGCTTTTGCTGCATTTGATGTTAAGGCCGGTTATGTAACCGTGCCTTGTACCGGTTTTACTGCCGATGTGGTAGCAAACGGACTCGGATATCCGCAAAGTACAACAGATAGTACTTTTGACAAAGCCGGTTTTTATTTGCTCGATTCAACTTATCGTTATCCAACCTTGCCCGCAGTGCTACCCGCACATGCTTTATCGCCGGCTGGTTTAATTCACAGTGTAGTAGTTGGAACTCCGGGTTTGGATTTTCAATTAGCAAGTTTTAGTGGGGCAAATAGTTTAAGAATTGATGTAAATAATTCTGCTAAGACCTTAAGTTTTGTGACACCGGTAAGTGCCTCTCAAGTATTTTTATTGGGAGCAACAGGAAGCGGTGCGGCAACCATGACAGTAGTTGTTAATTTTACTGATTTAACAAGCCAAACCTTTACTGCACAATCATTGCCCGATTGGTTTAATTCAACAGGATTCGCCATCCAAGGAATAGGTCGTGTAAATCCATTGAATTCTCAACCCACAGGATTGACTGCCCCAACTGATCCCCGTTTGTATCAAAAAGCGCTTACCTTAAATGCTGCAAATTACACCAAGTTGATTTCCGGCATTACGGTTACTCAAACAAGTGTTACTGCCGGCGTTGTGAACATAATGGCAGTTTCTATTCAAACTCCACCTTTAGGCATCAACAATTCAAATGTAGCAGCAGCACCATCTATTAAGTTATATCCAAATCCGGTAAGTACTGATTTTTATGTGGAACTGAATGGATACAAAGGCAATGTAAATGAAAAAGTAAGTTGCAAAATTTACAATATGATTGGAGAGCAAGTGTTTGCAATCACAAGCGGAGTATTAGAAGAGAACCGAATTTTCATCAAACCGGATACTAAATTAGCTCCCGGTATTTATGTATTGGAAACCGAAGTAAATGCTAAGAAATCACTTCAAAAATTTGTAGTGAAATAA
- a CDS encoding B12-binding domain-containing radical SAM protein — MSHKVLFSHSYFLRFDPKQWKLGQPYAPLATITAAAFLREKGYEVDLFDTMFAEAAEDIFPLLQKTKPAFFVLYDDGFNYLTKMCLTNMREAAFKMAKEAKKHGCKVIFSSSDSTDRVETYLDNGADFIIKGEGEQTLLELLDALSKNNSDLKSIQGIAFRENGNTITTSKREVMRDLDALPMPAWDLVNMLEYKMHWLQKNGYFSINMSTTRGCPYKCNWCAKPIYGNRYNSRSVNHVIKELKYLKQIFDFDHIWFCDDIFGLKPGWTNEFAAAVKRENLSFQFKIQSRVDLLLEENNIEALARAGCETAWVGAESGSQKILDAMDKGTKVAQIYEATRLLKKFAIKPAFFLQFGYLGETQEDIDMTIHMLNELLPDDIGISVSYPLPGTLFYDKVKNDLKDKTNWTDSDEMAMLFRSTYPSSFYKALQRYVHRNYRTKQGIAELKTVFTQPSLISISRLKRIAAVPFHLAGRQMQKRKLNQYSVSASDNSTKK; from the coding sequence TATGAGGTAGATTTATTCGACACCATGTTTGCCGAGGCAGCTGAGGATATTTTTCCGCTACTTCAAAAAACAAAACCTGCCTTTTTTGTGCTCTATGACGATGGCTTCAACTACCTCACTAAAATGTGCCTTACCAATATGCGGGAGGCTGCATTTAAAATGGCGAAAGAAGCTAAAAAGCACGGCTGTAAGGTTATTTTCTCAAGTTCCGACTCCACCGATAGGGTAGAAACTTATTTAGATAATGGAGCCGATTTTATCATCAAAGGGGAAGGAGAACAAACGTTGTTGGAATTGCTTGATGCACTTTCAAAAAATAATTCCGACCTAAAAAGTATTCAGGGAATTGCCTTTCGAGAAAATGGAAATACCATTACCACTTCTAAACGTGAGGTAATGCGCGATTTAGATGCGCTTCCGATGCCCGCATGGGACTTGGTAAATATGTTGGAGTACAAAATGCATTGGCTGCAAAAAAACGGCTACTTTTCGATAAACATGAGTACCACCCGTGGCTGCCCATATAAATGCAATTGGTGTGCTAAACCCATTTATGGAAACCGTTACAATTCACGTTCGGTAAATCATGTTATTAAGGAATTAAAATACCTGAAACAAATTTTCGACTTTGATCACATTTGGTTTTGTGACGATATTTTTGGATTGAAACCGGGCTGGACAAACGAATTTGCAGCAGCTGTAAAACGTGAAAACCTTAGCTTTCAATTCAAAATTCAATCGCGTGTGGATTTACTTTTGGAGGAGAATAATATTGAAGCATTGGCTAGAGCAGGATGTGAAACTGCTTGGGTAGGCGCAGAAAGTGGCTCGCAAAAAATTCTCGATGCCATGGACAAAGGAACAAAAGTGGCGCAAATTTATGAGGCGACTCGGCTCTTAAAAAAGTTTGCTATTAAACCGGCTTTCTTCCTGCAGTTTGGCTATCTGGGCGAAACCCAAGAAGACATTGATATGACCATTCATATGTTGAATGAATTATTGCCCGATGATATTGGTATTTCAGTTTCCTATCCCTTGCCGGGAACCCTTTTCTATGATAAAGTAAAAAACGATTTAAAAGATAAAACAAACTGGACGGATTCAGACGAAATGGCCATGCTTTTTCGGAGCACATATCCTTCCTCCTTTTACAAAGCCTTGCAACGTTATGTGCATCGAAATTATCGAACCAAGCAAGGAATTGCAGAATTGAAAACAGTATTTACACAGCCTTCCCTGATTTCTATTTCCCGCTTAAAAAGAATTGCAGCAGTTCCCTTTCATTTAGCAGGGCGCCAAATGCAAAAGCGGAAACTGAATCAATATTCAGTCTCCGCTTCTGATAACAGTACAAAAAAATAG